The Sulfurimonas sp. genome includes the window TACAAGGACCAGGTGTTACTGCTTCTGATGTTATAAAAGCAACAAAATTTGTAATGCCATGTTTTGAGATTGTAGATTCTCGTGTAAAAGATTGGAAAATAAAGATACAAGACACCGTTGCAGATAATGCTTCTTGTGGATATATAGTTTTTGGTGGAAAAGCAGTTGATATAAAAGATGTAGATCTTATTACTTGTGGTATGACACTTGAAAGAAATGGAGAACTACTTCAAACAGGTGCTGGAGCTGCTACACTTGGAAGTCCTGTAAATGCTGTTGTTTGGCTTGCTAATACATTAGGTAAGTTAGGAGTAGGTTTAAAAGCTGGTGAAGTTATTTTATCTGGCGCACTTTCAGGTATGGTTCCAATAAAAAGTGGTGATAGTATGAGTATAAATATTGGCGGTATTGGTTCCGCTTCTGTTAGATTTGAGTAAGGAAAAAAAATGAAAATAAATTGCGCGTTAATTGGATCAGGAAATATTGGTACTGATTTAATGTTTAAACTTCAAAGAAGTGAGATTTTAAATCCATTATGGATGGTAGGGATTGACCCGAAGTCAGATGGTTTATTGAGAGCTAAAAAAGATGGAATGAAAATTACATCAGATGGTGTTGATGGGTTATTACCTTATATAAAAGAAGATGGTATTAAGATTGCATTTGATGCAACTTCTGCTTATGTTCATGGTGAGAACAATAGAAAGCTAGCAGAACTAGGAGTAAAAGTTATTGATTTAACTCCTGCTGCTATTGGACCATTTTGTGTTCCATCAGTAAATATGGTTGAATTACTAGCGAAAGATACACAAAATGTAAATATGGTTACATGTGGAGGGCAAGCAACAATACCAATGGTTGCTGCTATTTCTTCTGTTCAAGAAGTTGAATATGCAGAAATTGTAGCAACTATATCTTCAAAGTCAGCAGGACCAGGAACTCGTATGAATATAGATGAGTTTACAAAGACAACAAAGCTAGGCATTACAGAAGTTGGTGGAGCAAAAACAGGAAAAGCTATTGTAATATTAAACCCTGCAGAGCCACCTTTAATGATGAGAGATACAATTCATTGTCTTACTAAAGATACACCAGATCAAGAGGCAATAATAAAATCTGTTAATGATATGGTAGCAACTATGAAGAAAGTTACTCCAGGTTATGAACTGAAAAATGGACCAGTTTTTGATGGAAATAAAGTATCAATGTTTTTAGAAGTAACAGGGTTAGGTGATTACTTACCTACTTACGCTGGGAATCTAGACATTATAACTGCAGCGGCTACAACAATAGCTGAAAAAATGGCAGAAAAAATAGCAGTAGGAGAATAGGATGGATTTAAAAGGAAAAAAAGTAACCTTGCATGACATGTCATTAAGAGATGGTATGCATTCAGTTAGACATCAATTTACATTGGAGCAAATAAAAAATATGGCTACTGCTCTTGACAGAGCAGGTGTTCCTTTAATAGAAGTTACTCACGGCGATGGTTTAGGTGGTTCATCTTTAAACTATGGTTTTGGGTTACATACAGATGAAGAGTGGCTTGATGCTGCTGTTCCAAATATAAAAAAAGCTAAAGTTTCAGCACTTTTACTTCCAGGAATTGGAATAGTGGAAGAATTAGAGAGTGCTGTTGAACATGGTATCTCAACCGTAAGAGTTGCAACTCATTGTACGGAAGCTGATTGTTCATATCAACATATCAAAAAAGCTAAAGAGTTAAAACTTGATACTGTTGGATTTTTAATGATGGCACATATGGCAGATCCTAAAAGATTAGTTGAAGAAGCTAGAAAAATGGTTTCATATGGTGCAAATTGTATCTATATTACAGATTCTGCTGGATATATGCTTCCTGATATGATTACTCAAAGAATAGCATCTATAAAAAAAGAGTTCGGGGATGAGATTGAGATTGGTTTTCATGGGCATAATAATATGTCAATGGGTGTTGCAAATTCATTAGCGGCAATAGAAGCTGGGGCAAACAGAATAGATGCAGCACTTGCAGGTTTTGGAGCAGGTTCAGGAAATACAGCAATTGAAGTATTAGTAGCTGTTTTAAATAGAATGGGTGTAGAAACAGGAGTTGACTTAGATATAATTGAAGATGCAGCTGAAGATATCGCACTACCTATTATGGGTAAACCAACTAGAATTTCCAGAGACTCTCTTACTCTTGGATATGCTGGAGTATACTCTTCGTTTTTACTTTTTGCAAGAAGAGCAGAAGCAAAATATGGAATAGACGCAAGAACTATTTTAATTGAGTTAGGTAAAAGAGGAACAGTTGGAGGTCAAGAGGATATGATCGAGGATTTAGCATTAGATATGTCAAAAGCAAAAGGACTAATATAATGGCATTAGATAAAGCAACAATTGATAAATTAGCAATACACTGTGAAAAAGCAGAAGTAGAAGCATATGAAATAACAAAAATAACAGATGATTATCCTGAAATGACATATGAAGATGCATATGACATTCAATGGAAAGCTAGAGCTAATAAAGAAGCAAGAGGTACAAAAATTGTTGGTATGAAAATGGGTCTTACTTCTCAAGCTAAAATGAAACAAATGGGAGTTCCTAATCCTTGTTATGGCTATCTTGCTGATTATTTTGCGTTTGGAGATGGAGCCGAAATCAAAATTGATGAGTTAATTCATCCTAAAGTAGAAGCAGAAATCGCATTTGTTTTAAAAGATGATTTAAATGGACCAGGTTGTCACATTGGTGATGTTTTAGCTGCAACAGATTTTGTAATGCCAGCTGTTGAAATAATTGACTCAAGATATAAAGACTTTAAATTTGATTTAAAATCTGTTATTGCTGACAATTCATCATCTTCTAGATATGTAACAGGCGGTAGAAGCAGAGATGTTAAAGATGTAGATCTTAAAACATTAGGTGTAGTACTTCAAATCAATGGTGAAACTGTTGATTTAGCCGCTGGTGCTGCTGTATTAGGTCATCCTGCTACTGCTATTGCAATGCTTGCAAATATGATGGGAGAGAGAGGTGAAACTTTAAAAGCTGGTTCATATATACTCTCAGGTGCAATAACAGCTGCACATTCAGTTAAAAAAGGCGATAATGTTACTGTAATGTTCCAAGACTTAGGAACACTTACAATGAAATTTATTTAAGGATATTCTTTATGCCAATAGCTACAATTAATATATTAGAAGGTAGAAGTGACGAAAAAAAAGAGAAGTTAATTGCAATGGTAACAGAAGCAATACATAAATCAATCGATGTTCCTTACCAAGGAATAAGAGTTATATTAAATGAGATGCCAAAACAACATTTTGGTATCGCAGGTAAAAGTGTAAAAAAACTAGGTAAATGATTTTATGAAAAAAATCAAACTAAGTGTACTGGATCAATCTCCAGTACACGATGGTAAAGATGATAGACATGGATTGCAAGACACACTAGAACTTGCTCAACTTTGTGATGAATTAGGATACCATAGATATATGCTTGCAGAACATCATAATAGTCCAGGATATGCTTCTTCGTGTCCTGAAGTGATGGTGAATTCTGTAGCTAATGTAACTAAAAATATTAGAGTTGGTAGTGGTGGTGTTATGCTTAACAATCACAATACTTTTAAAGTTGCAGAAACATTTAACATGTTGTGTGCTCTTCATGGAAACAGAATTGATTTAGGTATTGGTAGAGCAAGTGGTGCTAACTATCAAACTGCACAGGCATTGCATGGAAACAATACGCAAGACTATTCGCAAAAAGCTTATGAACTGATTGGCTACTTAAACGAAAGTCTACCAAATGAACATCAATTTAGTAATTTAGTCCTTACACCATCAAATGTAGAGGTTCCTCCTGTATATTTTTTAGGTTCAAGTGATGGTAGTGCTAAACTTGCAGGTATTTTAGGTGGTGGGTTTATCTTAGCACTATTTATAGGTACTCATGATCGTAGTAACGCTATAATAAATGAATATAAAAATAGTTTTAGAGCTACTAATATTATGAAAGAACCTAAAGCAATTTTAGCAGTGGCATGTATAGTTGCTGATACTAAAGAAAAAGCACAATATATAGCAAGCACACATACTTACTGGAAACTACAAGCTTTTACAAGATATGAAAGAGATGATTTAATTAGTCCTAAAGATTTAAAAAATATTATAAGTAATTTATCACCTAGTGATAAAAAATATTATGATGAAACAATGGATACAATGATTTTAGGAACTGCCAAAGAGTGTAAAGAAGAGATAACTGAACTCGCAAAGATATATGATGTTGATGAAGTAATGATTGTTAATGTAACATACTCTTTTAATGATAGAATAAAAACTTATACACTCTTAGCCAGAGAGTTTAATTTAGAAAATAGTTAAGGAAAATAATGAAAAATCCAGAAATAGAAAAAAGTATAAAAACGGGTAATTTTCATACAAATAATCATGATTTAGGTACGGCAGATGAAACAATAATGCATTATACATGGGTCAGGACCAGGCATTTGATTAAAAAATCACAGCTTCATATATTTGGTGGGTATGGACACTGGACTCAAATAGAGCATAAAGCTAGCTAACTACATGAAATTTTTAATTTTGGGTGCTGGAGGTATAGGATCTTATTTTGGTGCAAGATTACTTAAAGCAAATCATGAAGTAACTTTTGTAGCAAGAGGTGAGCATCTATTGGCTTTGCAGAAAAATGGCCTGCATTTAGAGCATCCAAAATTTAATTTTGATGATAGTATTCGTGTTTACACTATAGAAGAGGTTAAAACTCTTAATCCTTGTGAATTTGACATTGTTATCATTACTACCAAAGCAAACTCAAATCAAAATTTAGCAAATCAATTAAATGATTGGTTTGCTGATTATGAGCGGATACCTTATATTCTTTCTTTACAAAATGGTGTAGAAAATGAAGAAACTTTTTCAAAGTATATCAATCCCAAATATATTATAGGTGGACTTACAAGAAAAATAGGTGCTCATATTATCAGTCCCTCCAATATTAAAGCAGTAGGTATAGCAGAAACAATTATAGGTGCAATTTCTAAAACAAAAGATAACCGCATATTTTTAGAAGAATTACAGATCAATTTTAATAATGCTCAAATCCCAACCCAAATATCTAAAAATATAGATTTAGATTTATGGAAGAAATTAATTATTAATAATGGTGTAAATGCTATTTGTGCTTTATTAAAAGTAAAAACTGGAATCATCATGAGTGATGAAAAACTAAAAAAAATTGTTTATGAACTTATGAGTGAAACAGCAATAGCTGCAAAAAACAAAAATATTACAATTACGAAGAAAGATGTAAATGAGATGTATGAATTAATTACAAAATTTGATTCTATAAAGCCATCTATGCTAGTAGATAGAGAATTTAGTAGAGCATTAGAACTTGAAGATATTTGTGGTGTAGTGATAAGAAACTCTGAAGAACAAAATATAGATGCACCATATACGAGAACTATTTCAACACTTTTAGATTATACATATAAAAAGAACAAATTGAAAAAAGAAAAGAAAATAGATTTAGTAGTAACTGTTGTTGTATCAAGAAGAATAAAGAAAAATAAAGAAGAACAGTTTGAACAATTTAGTAATGAATTGACAAAAGTAGCTACAAGTTTTAAAGGCTATGTAGGAGCTATAATGATTCGTCCTGTCTCTTTGGATGATCCTGAGTATAGATTAGTTTACAAGTTTGACAATCAAGAAAATCTAGACAAATGGATAAAATCAACAAAAAGAGCAGTAATATTAAATAAAATAGAACCACTTCTAGAAAAACCAAGTGAGACTATTAAGTCTTTAGGCCTTGCGACATGGCTTAGTTTTCCTAGACAAGCAGAAGCTAAGGCACCTAAAAAATATAAAATAACGATAGTGAGTTGGCTTGCACTTTATCCTCTTATTACCCTAATCTTTTTAATATTTGGTGATATATTGGCTGAAATACCACTACTTTTGAGAACTTTTATAGTAACTGCAGTTGCAATGGTGCTAATGTCATATGTGTTGATGCCAAGATTTACAAAACTTTTTTATTTTTGGTTGTTTCCAAAAGAGGAAGAAAAATTACGATAGAGGATAATAAATGAAATTAATAGTAAATAGAAAAGAGATGACTTTTGATGATAATATAACCTTGCAAGATGTTATAAATAAAGTTAATATGAGTGATAAAATGATGGGGGCATCTGTCAATGGTACGATTATAACTATTTGTGATATTTCAAGAAGTAAATTAAAAGATGGAGATAAAGTAGATATAATACCTGCAATGGTAGCAGGATGAGTATCTTGTGATTTTTCAAATATTAAATATAATATTTCCTATTGTATTTATAACTTTAATAGGTCTTTTGTATGCTAAAAATTATCATATAAGTATGGATACTACAAATAAGATTAATTTAGAAATATTTATACCTATTTTAGTTTTTTATTCTATTAGTGAGAAATTACCATCTATTTTAAATTTAGGTTATTTTTCTTTAGGTGGAGTTATGGTAGTTTTTGGTTCAGGAGTGATACTTTACCCAATAACCAAGATGATGGGGATACGCCCTCAATCTTTTTTACCTTCTATGATGTTTAATAACTCTATAAATTTAGGTTTTCCATTAGCTCTATTTGCTTTTGGAGAAGATGCTTTAGTAATGTTTATATCTCTTTCTCTAGTGCAAATTATTGGACAGTTTACAGTTGCTCCTGTTATGTATGGTGGCGAAACAAAAGTATCAAAAATATTAAAAAACCCAGTTATTATAGCTACAATATTTGGGTTATTTTTTAATTATTTTGATATGCATTTTCCTCAAGTGATAAATATTTCTTTGAAAATGATGTCCCAAGTATCAATCCCGTTGGTATTATTTGCTCTGGGTGTAAGGCTTGTTCATGTAGAGTTAAAGTATTGGAGATTAGGATTGTTAGGTGCTATACTGTGTCCAATCTCAGGAATAATAATGGCACTCTTAGCTATTTATATTTTTGATTATACTCAAACCCAACAAGCATTGATTATACTTTTTGGAGCTTTGCCTCCTGCGGTTTTGAATACTATTATGGCTCAACAGTATAAAAAAGATTCTGTACTTGTTGCATCTGTTGTTGCTATTGGGAATATATTTTCATTAATCAGTATTCCTATAGTTTTATATTTTGTATTATAAAAAGGCTACATTTTGTTAGATATACAATCAATTATGATATTTTTAATTTTAGGCTCTTTTGTTGGTGTAATGGCAGGTCTTTTTGGCATAGGAGGCGGCGGTATAATAGTACCAGTATTAACTATGTTTTTCGTATCTCATGGTTTTGATGGGAAAAATGTTATGCAAATATCATTGGCAACTAGCATGGCTGTTATGTCTATAACTTCTATATCCAGTTTTAGAGCTCAACACAAAAGAAAATCGGTACGATGGGATCTATTTGTCTTAATTGCTCCTGGTGTAATTGTAGGTACTTTTGCTTTGACCTTTTTAGCATCTAATATTGAATCATTTTATCTTTCTGTATTTTTTAGTTTATTTATGCTTTATGCTGCTCTAAAAATGTTTTTTGGCAAAAAGCCTCAAAAACAAGGAACTGCGATAGGGAATAAAGGTCAATTTTTTGCTGGTTTTGGAATAGGTGGATTATCTGCTTTAGTATCTATTGGAGGGGGTATTTTAAGTGTTCCTTATCTTGTAAAGCAAGGGGTAGATATGAAAAAAGCCATAGGAACATCTTCAGCCATTGGATTTCCTCTCGCGGTATCAGGAACGCTAGGTTATATTATAAATGGTTGGAGTTACACATCTGCTGATTCTTTTATGATTGGGTATGTTTATATTCCTGCATTTATCTCTATCTCACTTGCTAGTTATGCTACTGCTCCAATAGGTGTAAGTTTATCTCACAAGTTACCAGTAACTACACTGAAAAAGATATTTGCAGTTTTAACCTTTTCATTGAGTGTAAAGATGATGTTAGGATTGATATAGCAAGATAAAGGATACTCATTAAAAATATATTTAATGAGTATATTTTCACTCTACATACTATAATTAAAATTTATATGATAGATATGCTCTTGTTGTATCAGTATTTTCTGTTATAATTTTTTCAACTTTTACATGCTCATAATCCATTTTTAATTGTAAATTTTTCATAATTGGATAAATCCCAAGTACTCCCATTGCTGTTACATCACCTAGCACATGGGTACTAGAGGCAGATTGTCCAACGTATCCAATTAAAGTGATTATTGGTGTTGGAACAACCATAGCACCTACTATTGTATTAGTATCAGCTCTTGCAGGAACTCCTCCTCCATGAACAGGCATAGCAGTAAATAATGTATCAGATGTACCTTCACCAGCACCTAAATAAGCAGCACCTTTTTTATCTGTACTTGCAGTATATGCTACAATATACCTTAGTTTCCAGATACCTAAAGGTCCTGTAGCTTTTAATCCAAAAACTGTAGCATCTTGTGCATCAGTAGCTTGTGTTTTATCTTTAGATGCTAAATATTGAGCCGATAAAGTATGTCCCTTTATTTTGTAATCTGCTTGAAAATATAAAACATTTTTATCTTGTGCTGATGTTTTACCTTTTTCAGTTAAATATTGCACTTGTAAAGTTGTGTCTTTTATTGAATTATTTTTTACAAAAATTGAACCTGCACCATCCTGAAACTCTTTGAAGTCACCGATATTACCTTCTCCATCAGATATTTGTTGATATTGGGTTACATATGCTGCAACTATAGTAGTATCTGGTATATCTGTATTTGTCAAAACATATGCTTGAAATGAATCTTTTATAAGTGCTTCAGAAGATTTTCCAGGAAGTGCTGAGCTCACTAACGGAGTTGTAATAAACTGTCTACCTACTTTTAATGAAGTATTTGACAAAGTATATTCTAAATATGATTCAGATAATACTGAACCAGATGCATTAAAAGAGTTTGTTCGTTGATTAGCTCCATTCACATTAAATGGAGGGATGGGACTTAGGTCAGTATAATTTATCCCATCATGTAAAACATGAGAAGTTTGAAAAGTTGCTCCTGCTTTAAACCCTTTTAATTCATCTGTTACAATTCCTAGTCTACCACCAACTGATCCTATGCTATCTGACTCTTTTGAACCTAAAAAATTAGAATTAATATAGGCTGCTTTAACTTCCCCTGAAGCTTTAGTATTTTTAAAAGCATCTGATAAATTATCTGCAGCACTTACCCCTGTTGTTAATAAAGCTAATGTAGCTAAACTTAATTTTACAATCTTTCTCATATCTTCTTTCCTTATGTTAATGTGTTTCAAACTGTAAAGTATTAAAACTACGACAAAATTATATTAAAATTAAATCGCTAAATAATCGCTATTATTTTTAATATAAAAGGTTATTGTATCGCCCATCTCAGAAGTACTTAAAATTTCTTTAGCATCAAAAAGTGATAAATCTTTTGTTCGATAACCATCTTTTAAAACACTCTTAATAGCTTTTTCAATTAATGATGCACCTCTTTTTTCTTTTAACGAGTGTCGAAGCATCATCGCTGCGCTTTCTATTGTCGCTATCGGGTTAGCGAACCAAGACCTATTATGTTAGGTGCTGAGCCATAAATAGGCTCGTAAACGGCAGTATTATCACCAAGTGAAGCAGATGCTAACAGTCCTATTGACCCAACAACCATAGAAGCAGCTTCGGATAAAATATCTCCAAATATATTTCCTGTAACAATTACATCAAATTGTTTAGGATTTCTTACTAGTTGCATTAATGCATTATCTATATACATATGTGTCAATTCAACTTCAGGGTAATCTTTAGACAGTTCAATCATCACTTCTCTCCATAACTGAGAAATATCTAATAAATTTGCTTTATCAACTGAACATAGTTTTTTATCTCTATTCATTGCAAGCTCAAATGCTTTTTTACCAATTCTTAAAATTTCTGTTTTTGTATATACCATTGTGTTGAAAGCTTTTTGACCATCATTGCCTCTAGGTTCTCCAAAATGAATACCACCGATTAGTTCCCTTCCAACCATGATGTTACAATTTTCAATAACTTCTGGTTTTAAAGTAGATGCATTTAGTAGTTCCTTATATACTACAGCAGGTCTAAGGTTTGCATAAACACCTACTTTTTTTCTAAAGTTTAATAGTCCTGTCTCTGGTCTTAAATTTCTTTCTAATTTATCCCATTTTTCTCCACCAATAGCCCCTAATAAACAAGCGTCAGAGTCCAATACCCCAGCTACTGTTCCTTCTGGTAATGGAACACCTGTTTTATCAACAGCAATACCACCCATTAAGTATTCTTTATAATTAATAGAAAAATTACAAACTTTTGCAACAGTATCTAGTACTTTTACTGCTTCATCTATTATTTCTGGACCTATGCCATCACCTTCTATAATGGATATTATTATATTTCTTCATAAATTTTAACCTTGTTTTTTATTTTTAAAATGCTGACTGCACAACTCCGCCATCAACGCGAAGTGTTGCCCCATTTGTAGCACTGGCATTTTGACTTGAAATATACACTATCATATTTGCTATTTCATCTACACTTGAAAATCTTTGAATTAAAGATGTTGGTCGAACTTCATCAAAAAAGAATTTTTCTATCTCTTGAAATGTTTTATTTTCTTGTTTTGCTAAATCTTGCATAAATTGTGCAACACCTTCTGATGTTGAAGGACCAACTATGATAGAGTTTGAAGTAACTTGTGTGCCTTTTGTTAGTTCAGCGATTCCTCGAGCAACTGATATTTGTGCAGTTTTTGTCATACCATAATGTATCATCTCTTTAGGGATTTGAAGTGCTGATTCACTTGAAATAAATAAAATTCTTCCCCAGTTTTGTTCTAACATTTTAGGTAAATAATGTTGAGAAAGTCTTACCCCACTCATAACATTAACATTAAACATATGTAACCACTCATCACTAGAGATATCTGTAAAATCTCTTGGTTCAAATATACCTACATTATTTATCAAAATATCTATATGTTTGATTTGTGAAATTAGTTTAGTGCATCCTTGCTCATCTTTTAAATCAGCAGCTATTCCTGTAATGGTAAGTTTTGAAAATTCATTTTTCAAGTTACTTACAGCAATATTTACTTTTGAGATATCTCTTCCATTGATAATAACATTTACACCTTCTTCACAAAGTTTTTTTGCAGATGCAAAGCCGATACCCTGTGTTGATCCTGTAATTAAAGCAGTTTTATTTTGTATATTTAAATTCATTTTTTTCCTTTTTTATGATTATATAAAATAATAATCGTATTTAAATCGCAAATAAAAAAAATTATTTCTAAAGAGAATTATTTTATAAATGATATAATCTATAAATATATTACTAGGAAATAAAATGAATGCAAAAATATTTTTTGGCTCAACAGAGGCTACTAAAGAAAACTTGAGTGAAAGAAAAAGTCCATTTAGTGGGGATGTGGTTTCTACTGCTCCTATTTGTAGTGAGGCAGATGCTTTAAAAGCTTTAAAAATTGCGCAAGATGCTACAAAAGAAGCTAAAGCATCTACTCTTTCTCAAAGATGTTCTTGGCTTTTAGATGTTGCTTCTAAGCTTAAAGAGAACAAGGAAGATATAGCGCAAACTATTACTGACGAAGTTGGAAAACCCATAACTTTTGCTCGTGTAGAAGTAGATAGATGCATCGAAACTGTTACTTTATCAGCCGAAACCATGCGTACTATGCATGGAGAGACAATCAACACAGATGCTATGCCTAGTGGTAAAAAAACTATCTCTTATTTTTCTCGTGAACCTATTGGAGTTGCTGTTGCTATTACTCCTTTTAACTTTCCTCTAAATCTTATAGCTCACAAATTAGCACCTGCTTTAGTTGCTGGTAATGCAGTAGTTTTAAAACCAACTCCTGAAGCACCTTTAACAGCGTATAAATTTGCAAAACTTTTCATAGAAAGTGAGTATGCAGTTAAAGATGCCCTGAGTGTAGTTTATGGAGATGCTGAAGTTGGAAGTGCTTTAATTACAAGTGATATACCTCGTGTTATAAGCTTTACAGGAAGTGTTCCTGTTGGAGAAATCATTGTTAAAAATGCAGGAATTAAAAAAGTTTCACTTGAACTTGGTGGAAATGCAGCAACTTATATAGATGCTAGTGCAGATTTAACTTTAGCTGCACAGCGTTGTGCTTTAGGTGCATTTGTAAATTCTGGACAAGTTTGTATTTCTCTTCAGCGCATCTATGTAGATGCTAAAGTATATGATGAGTTTGCATCTAAGATGGCGCAAGAAACTAAAAAACTTGTAGTTGGTTCACCTTATGAAGAGAGTACTTTTATGGGTCCTTTGATTGATGAAGAAGCTGCAACTCGTGCTATGAACTGGGTACAAAGTGCCATAGATGAAGGGGCAAGAGCGCTTCTAACTCCTTCTTGTGATGGAGTTATGTTTAAGCCTTGTGTGATGGCAGATGTACGAGATGATATGGCAATAGTATGTGAAGAAGTTTTTGCTCCTATAGTTTCTCTTGTGAAAGTTGATAGTTTTGATGATGCACTTCCTCGTATTAATAACTCTCCGTATGGACTTCAATCTTCTGTATTTACAAATGATTTGAGTTTAACAAAACGAGCAATTAGTGAGCTAGATGCTGGTGGAATTGTTATAAATGATATGCCAACTCTTAGGTTCGATATTCAGCCTTATGGAGGTGTAAAACTTAGTGGAGTAGGGCGTGAAGGTCCTAGATTTGCCATTGAAGAATTTACGGAAATTAAGAGTGTAGTTGTCTGTTAATTAGTCCACTAAATGAGCAAAGCCCATTTAGTTCCGCTCGCGCCGCTGTGGCGACTAAAGTTAGAACTTTTTTAAAGTTCAGAGGTATATAATGAAAAAAGTAATTATTTCTGCTTGTTTACTTGGACATCTTTGCCGTTATGATGGGCAAACTAAAAGTGTAGATGCAATAGCTGAAAAGTTTAAAGACTATGAAATCATCCCTTTTTGTCCTGAGGCACCAATTTTTGGAACTCCTAGAGAGCGGATAAATATTGTTGATTTTGATGGTGATTTAAAAATAATTACAAATGAGAGTAATAAAGATGTAACACAACTTTTAAAAGATGAAATAAACTCTTTCACTAAACTTCATCCAGAAGCAGATGCCATAGTTTTAAAATCTAAAAGCCCTAGTTGTGGCTATGGGACTACACCTATAATGAATAAAGAAAAAAAAGTGATTAAGCTCGGTAACGGAATTGCTACCGAAATGTTTTTAAAAGAATATTCAACTATAAAAATAAAAGACGAACTAAACTATTGAAATAGTTTTAAAATATTTGATTGGACTGCATT containing:
- a CDS encoding DUF523 domain-containing protein; this encodes MKKVIISACLLGHLCRYDGQTKSVDAIAEKFKDYEIIPFCPEAPIFGTPRERINIVDFDGDLKIITNESNKDVTQLLKDEINSFTKLHPEADAIVLKSKSPSCGYGTTPIMNKEKKVIKLGNGIATEMFLKEYSTIKIKDELNY
- a CDS encoding SDR family oxidoreductase, whose amino-acid sequence is MNLNIQNKTALITGSTQGIGFASAKKLCEEGVNVIINGRDISKVNIAVSNLKNEFSKLTITGIAADLKDEQGCTKLISQIKHIDILINNVGIFEPRDFTDISSDEWLHMFNVNVMSGVRLSQHYLPKMLEQNWGRILFISSESALQIPKEMIHYGMTKTAQISVARGIAELTKGTQVTSNSIIVGPSTSEGVAQFMQDLAKQENKTFQEIEKFFFDEVRPTSLIQRFSSVDEIANMIVYISSQNASATNGATLRVDGGVVQSAF
- a CDS encoding AEC family transporter, with the protein product MIFQILNIIFPIVFITLIGLLYAKNYHISMDTTNKINLEIFIPILVFYSISEKLPSILNLGYFSLGGVMVVFGSGVILYPITKMMGIRPQSFLPSMMFNNSINLGFPLALFAFGEDALVMFISLSLVQIIGQFTVAPVMYGGETKVSKILKNPVIIATIFGLFFNYFDMHFPQVINISLKMMSQVSIPLVLFALGVRLVHVELKYWRLGLLGAILCPISGIIMALLAIYIFDYTQTQQALIILFGALPPAVLNTIMAQQYKKDSVLVASVVAIGNIFSLISIPIVLYFVL
- a CDS encoding aldehyde dehydrogenase family protein, with product MNAKIFFGSTEATKENLSERKSPFSGDVVSTAPICSEADALKALKIAQDATKEAKASTLSQRCSWLLDVASKLKENKEDIAQTITDEVGKPITFARVEVDRCIETVTLSAETMRTMHGETINTDAMPSGKKTISYFSREPIGVAVAITPFNFPLNLIAHKLAPALVAGNAVVLKPTPEAPLTAYKFAKLFIESEYAVKDALSVVYGDAEVGSALITSDIPRVISFTGSVPVGEIIVKNAGIKKVSLELGGNAATYIDASADLTLAAQRCALGAFVNSGQVCISLQRIYVDAKVYDEFASKMAQETKKLVVGSPYEESTFMGPLIDEEAATRAMNWVQSAIDEGARALLTPSCDGVMFKPCVMADVRDDMAIVCEEVFAPIVSLVKVDSFDDALPRINNSPYGLQSSVFTNDLSLTKRAISELDAGGIVINDMPTLRFDIQPYGGVKLSGVGREGPRFAIEEFTEIKSVVVC
- a CDS encoding sulfite exporter TauE/SafE family protein, whose amino-acid sequence is MLDIQSIMIFLILGSFVGVMAGLFGIGGGGIIVPVLTMFFVSHGFDGKNVMQISLATSMAVMSITSISSFRAQHKRKSVRWDLFVLIAPGVIVGTFALTFLASNIESFYLSVFFSLFMLYAALKMFFGKKPQKQGTAIGNKGQFFAGFGIGGLSALVSIGGGILSVPYLVKQGVDMKKAIGTSSAIGFPLAVSGTLGYIINGWSYTSADSFMIGYVYIPAFISISLASYATAPIGVSLSHKLPVTTLKKIFAVLTFSLSVKMMLGLI